The following proteins are encoded in a genomic region of Amphiura filiformis chromosome 11, Afil_fr2py, whole genome shotgun sequence:
- the LOC140164677 gene encoding dynein light chain 2, cytoplasmic-like: MSITASKAHVTGLNVQYGSQFEPSNNNSKRETTSTASKMSDKKAVIKNADMSEDMQTDAVDCATQAMEKFNIEKDIAAYIKKEFDKKYNPTWHCIVGRNFGSYVTHETKHFIYFYLGQVAVLLFKSG; the protein is encoded by the exons atgagtATCACGGCCAG CAAAGCACACGTGACTGGATTGAATGTCCAGTACGGAAGCCAATTTGAGCCATCCAACAATAACAGCAAACGTGAGACGACGTCAACAGCAAGCAAGATGAGCGATAAAAAAGCCGTGATCAAAAATGCCGACATGTCGGAGGATATGCAGACAGATGCCGTCGATTGTGCGACACAAGCCATGGAGAAATTCAACATCGAGAAAGACATTGCCGCATATATCAAGAAAGAATTCGACAAGAAATACAACCCAACAtggcattgcattgtgggaaggaattttggcaGCTATGTGACACACGAGACCAAGCATTTCATCTACTTTTATCTGGGACAAGTAGCGGTGCTCCTCTTCAAATCGGGATAA